The following coding sequences are from one Pirellulales bacterium window:
- a CDS encoding DUF1501 domain-containing protein, translated as MSFKLADVACGSLRASRRRWLQFGLLGAWAATWRPAAEAATVVPPRFGRAKRCILVFLNGGPSQLDTWDMKPAAPAEIRGELLPIATSVPGIQVAELFPQLARHVDKLKIVRSVTHTASVHTTGVYTMLTCSHHPTPMVDQTRAAPTDHPHLGSVVARHRGWRGAMPPFFCLPMYFQAPPVEGIWPGQNAGFLGRPYDPFVVTGDKATARFTAPALELPGDLSPARLQGRRQLWNRLDEPPDLDAHLPMVPDTRPVWEQAFAMLGDAKVEQALDLSREPESVRARYGDHLFGQGLLLARRLVEASESFVTVNWVDPTPAGPGGGEYDSHGRLYWHMRNRLAAPTDQALSALIADLWDRGLHEDTLLIVMSEFGRSPRLNADAGRDHWPAAQSILLAGAGVSGGAVHGATDRHAAHPVSDPITPPDLGQSILHLLGVPADLELHDQQRRPMPASRGQVDGALIS; from the coding sequence ATGTCGTTCAAGCTTGCCGACGTGGCGTGTGGAAGTCTGCGGGCATCGCGCCGCCGTTGGCTGCAATTCGGGCTCTTGGGCGCCTGGGCGGCGACTTGGAGACCGGCGGCCGAGGCGGCGACGGTCGTGCCGCCGCGCTTCGGGCGTGCCAAGCGCTGTATCCTGGTGTTCCTCAACGGCGGCCCGTCGCAGTTGGATACGTGGGACATGAAGCCCGCGGCCCCGGCGGAAATCCGCGGCGAGCTGCTGCCGATTGCGACCAGCGTGCCTGGGATCCAAGTCGCTGAGTTGTTCCCTCAACTCGCGCGGCACGTCGACAAGCTCAAGATCGTGCGCAGCGTGACCCACACGGCGTCGGTCCATACGACGGGCGTGTATACGATGCTCACCTGCTCGCATCACCCCACGCCGATGGTCGATCAAACCCGGGCCGCCCCGACGGATCATCCGCACCTGGGCAGCGTCGTCGCGCGGCATCGCGGCTGGCGCGGCGCCATGCCCCCGTTTTTCTGCCTGCCGATGTACTTCCAGGCGCCGCCGGTCGAAGGTATCTGGCCGGGCCAGAATGCCGGCTTCCTCGGGCGTCCATACGATCCGTTCGTCGTTACCGGCGACAAGGCGACGGCCCGGTTTACGGCGCCGGCCCTAGAGCTGCCGGGTGATTTGTCGCCGGCGCGCTTGCAGGGACGCCGCCAACTCTGGAACCGCCTCGACGAGCCGCCCGATCTTGATGCCCACCTGCCGATGGTCCCGGATACGCGGCCTGTTTGGGAGCAGGCGTTCGCGATGCTGGGCGACGCGAAGGTGGAGCAGGCCCTCGACCTGTCGCGCGAGCCCGAGAGCGTGCGCGCGCGTTACGGCGATCATTTATTTGGCCAGGGCTTGCTTTTGGCCCGCCGGCTGGTCGAGGCGAGCGAGTCGTTCGTGACCGTCAACTGGGTCGACCCGACCCCGGCCGGCCCAGGTGGCGGGGAATACGACTCGCATGGGCGGCTCTATTGGCACATGCGCAATCGCCTCGCGGCGCCGACCGACCAAGCGCTCTCGGCCTTGATCGCCGATCTCTGGGACCGTGGCCTGCACGAGGACACGCTGCTGATCGTGATGAGCGAGTTCGGCCGCTCGCCGCGGTTGAACGCCGATGCGGGCCGCGATCACTGGCCCGCCGCACAGTCGATACTCCTCGCCGGGGCGGGCGTGAGCGGTGGAGCGGTTCACGGCGCCACCGACCGGCACGCTGCACACCCTGTGTCCGACCCGATCACGCCACCTGATCTGGGGCAATCGATATTGCACCTCTTGGGTGTCCCGGCCGACCTGGAATTGCATGACCAGCAAAGGCGGCCGATGCCGGCCTCGCGGGGGCAAGTCGACGGTGCCCTGATTTCCTGA
- a CDS encoding sugar phosphate isomerase/epimerase, translated as MACINAVSFRTYPGIEAICRAVRQAGYDALEVSRPHFYETLTTPETRAALARYCASLGLSLRGFDCWVEVEPFTAFAETVREFECACEFAAACKLGLIVSHDSWAHTNGERTAHAVWEANVRLFREVAERAAASGLVLVFEPHPDTLSMDDAWCTEFIDAIAEQSPGAQVGILYDTCHYGVGQPDTYLRAIERLGHRIRHVHFADGDRRTYALHLPVGDGCLDLAAATATLKQIGFRGTLTCDLYNYPLLEDGAARSLDSIRQVEQQLGLSR; from the coding sequence GTGGCCTGCATCAACGCCGTCAGCTTTCGCACTTATCCCGGCATCGAAGCGATCTGCCGGGCCGTACGCCAGGCAGGCTACGACGCGCTGGAGGTCTCGCGCCCGCATTTCTACGAGACACTTACGACACCCGAGACACGGGCAGCGCTGGCGCGCTATTGTGCGTCGTTGGGGCTGAGCCTGCGCGGCTTCGACTGCTGGGTCGAGGTCGAGCCGTTTACGGCGTTTGCCGAAACGGTGCGCGAGTTTGAGTGTGCGTGCGAATTCGCCGCCGCCTGCAAGCTGGGGCTGATCGTCAGCCACGATTCCTGGGCGCACACCAACGGCGAGCGCACGGCACACGCCGTCTGGGAAGCGAATGTACGGCTGTTTCGCGAAGTCGCCGAGCGCGCCGCGGCATCCGGTCTGGTCCTGGTCTTCGAACCGCACCCTGATACGTTGAGCATGGACGATGCGTGGTGCACGGAGTTCATCGACGCGATCGCCGAGCAATCGCCCGGGGCTCAGGTTGGCATCCTGTACGATACGTGCCACTACGGCGTAGGGCAGCCCGACACCTATCTTCGGGCGATCGAGCGGCTCGGACATCGCATCCGGCATGTGCATTTTGCCGACGGCGATCGCCGGACTTATGCCCTCCACCTGCCGGTCGGCGACGGGTGCCTGGATCTGGCAGCGGCGACGGCGACGCTCAAGCAAATCGGTTTTCGTGGCACGCTGACCTGCGACCTTTACAACTATCCGTTGCTCGAAGACGGCGCCGCGCGCAGCCTCGATTCCATTCGCCAGGTCGAGCAGCAACTGGGGCTGAGCCGATGA
- a CDS encoding Nramp family divalent metal transporter gives MTAPQSTSEPSQTGQRPPSSLSGLLAAVGPGIVVTGSVIGSGELINTPIQAARFGFVLLWAVMLSCVLKYFLQVEIGRHALVHNRTPFDALNALPGPKWRGTSWIGPIFVAGSVLTAASLVGILRASAGMFHELWPLPVAAGRSVDLWCGIVFAAAFALLWRGTYQRIEMIVTILVGGFSLSVVVGLLLIQGTEYRISPRELFSGLTFSLGEQNRAGAAIAVVSLMGALGATGNELFMYPYWILEKGYGHSLGSKDDPNWVSRARGWIRVLQLDVGICTLLATVTTLGYFLISAAVFFGRPTPAGDDVITKLSAMYTNTFGQWSRSVFLLGALCTLLSTLIVATAAFGRMWCDMFVSLGWLARDNQRAWNRTIRAIQAIYLVTCLAIAILAGREPASFVIFGQYVSGLFGTPLLMLAICAMAFRTDRRVRMGRLGAILLVASVVVFAACVIGSVFLQFTGGR, from the coding sequence TTGACTGCGCCTCAATCCACCAGCGAGCCATCGCAAACAGGCCAGCGCCCCCCGTCGAGCCTGAGCGGCCTGCTGGCAGCGGTCGGCCCCGGCATCGTCGTGACGGGGTCGGTGATTGGCTCGGGCGAGTTGATCAACACGCCCATCCAAGCGGCGCGATTCGGCTTCGTGTTGCTGTGGGCCGTGATGCTCTCCTGCGTGCTCAAGTATTTCTTGCAGGTCGAGATTGGGCGTCATGCCCTGGTCCACAACCGGACGCCCTTCGACGCGCTCAATGCCCTGCCCGGTCCCAAGTGGCGAGGTACGTCGTGGATCGGGCCGATCTTCGTCGCCGGATCGGTGCTGACCGCCGCCAGCCTGGTCGGAATCCTCCGCGCCTCGGCCGGGATGTTCCATGAATTGTGGCCGTTGCCGGTGGCCGCTGGCCGCTCGGTCGACCTCTGGTGCGGCATCGTGTTCGCCGCGGCATTCGCGCTGCTGTGGCGAGGAACCTATCAGCGCATCGAGATGATCGTGACCATCCTCGTCGGCGGATTCAGCCTGAGCGTCGTCGTGGGGCTGTTGTTGATCCAGGGGACCGAGTACCGCATCTCGCCCCGGGAACTGTTCTCCGGGTTGACCTTCTCTCTCGGCGAGCAGAACCGCGCAGGGGCCGCGATCGCCGTGGTCAGCCTGATGGGAGCGCTCGGCGCGACCGGAAACGAGCTGTTCATGTACCCCTATTGGATTCTCGAAAAAGGCTACGGCCACTCGCTGGGCTCGAAGGACGACCCGAACTGGGTCTCACGGGCCCGGGGGTGGATTCGCGTCTTGCAGCTCGATGTCGGCATCTGCACGCTTCTGGCGACGGTGACCACGCTCGGCTATTTCCTGATTAGTGCCGCCGTGTTCTTCGGCCGCCCTACACCGGCGGGCGACGATGTCATCACCAAGCTCTCGGCCATGTATACGAACACTTTTGGCCAGTGGTCCAGAAGCGTGTTTCTGCTCGGCGCGCTTTGCACGCTGCTCTCGACCTTGATCGTGGCCACCGCGGCGTTTGGTCGTATGTGGTGCGACATGTTCGTCAGCCTCGGCTGGCTGGCGCGCGACAACCAACGGGCCTGGAACCGCACGATCCGGGCGATTCAGGCGATCTACCTGGTGACTTGCCTGGCCATTGCGATTCTGGCCGGCAGAGAGCCTGCCAGCTTCGTCATCTTCGGGCAGTATGTCTCTGGCCTGTTCGGCACGCCGCTGCTGATGCTTGCAATCTGCGCAATGGCCTTTCGCACCGATCGTCGCGTGCGGATGGGGAGACTCGGCGCGATACTGCTCGTGGCATCGGTTGTCGTTTTCGCCGCCTGTGTGATCGGCAGCGTATTCTTGCAGTTCACGGGAGGGCGATAG
- a CDS encoding 3-keto-5-aminohexanoate cleavage protein, which translates to MDKLIITVTCDSTMAYPSNPHNPTPKGYDEVAREYVRAVHAGASICHLHGPYTIDETIRPDGTRLSDLDIPGWGKLQRDIVEGCGRTRPIIQFGIANGRFPQRKELMREYRPEMISTCFNPHDECFDYEPGCEPVELYGLHNRPELEEYCQTTAELGVKIEAECFHYGGVWNAQRMVAKGLLKPPVWITFFLGWRGGSYTPPTVEAMLYNHHHLPGGFLYNTSVMDPERQWPILATAIILGGHVRVGMEDNPFLAPGEYARSNAELVEKIVRIARELGREIASPDEARKIIWPAAA; encoded by the coding sequence GTGGACAAGCTCATCATCACGGTCACGTGCGATTCGACGATGGCCTATCCGAGCAATCCGCACAACCCGACTCCGAAGGGCTACGATGAAGTGGCCCGCGAGTATGTGCGGGCCGTTCATGCGGGGGCGAGCATCTGTCATCTGCACGGTCCCTACACGATCGACGAGACGATCCGGCCCGATGGAACTCGGCTCTCCGACCTCGATATTCCCGGCTGGGGGAAGCTCCAGCGCGACATCGTCGAGGGCTGTGGCCGGACGCGGCCGATCATTCAATTCGGCATCGCCAACGGCCGATTTCCCCAGCGCAAGGAGTTGATGCGGGAATACCGTCCGGAGATGATCTCGACCTGCTTCAACCCGCACGACGAGTGTTTCGACTATGAACCGGGCTGCGAGCCGGTCGAACTGTACGGGCTGCACAACCGGCCCGAGCTCGAGGAATACTGCCAGACGACCGCCGAGCTTGGCGTGAAGATCGAGGCAGAATGCTTTCACTATGGCGGCGTGTGGAACGCCCAGCGGATGGTCGCAAAGGGCCTGCTGAAGCCGCCGGTGTGGATTACGTTTTTTCTCGGTTGGCGCGGGGGCAGCTATACGCCGCCCACGGTCGAGGCGATGCTCTACAATCACCACCACTTGCCCGGCGGCTTCCTGTACAACACCAGCGTCATGGACCCCGAGCGGCAATGGCCCATTTTGGCGACGGCCATCATTCTCGGCGGCCACGTCCGTGTGGGCATGGAGGACAATCCGTTCTTGGCGCCCGGGGAATACGCGCGGAGCAACGCCGAGCTCGTGGAGAAGATCGTACGGATTGCTCGTGAGTTGGGTCGCGAGATCGCGTCGCCCGACGAGGCCAGGAAGATCATCTGGCCCGCGGCGGCGTAG
- a CDS encoding Ldh family oxidoreductase: MPTVHAETLLQLAVRVLRAAGATEVEADIVGPHLVEANLVGHDSHGVMRVLQYVQAIERGAIEPGAEVSVVNDWPTGAVLDARGVFGQVACRSAMEQAIDKARPAGLAALTIRHANHTGRLGAYVAQAAAAGMIGMAMVNGGGGGQWVTPFGGRGRRLSTNPVAISAPSAGPFPIVLDISTSVAPEGKVRDCLQRNQPVPDGWLVDHEGRPTNDPRELYTTPGGALLPFGGSAGHKGFGLAFLVDVFAGALSAAGCPRAEITTQDHGSGVFLLVIDIARFSPLTDFTHCVHELAEYCKTSPPAVGCSEVLVPGEFEYRARQQRERAGIAVPDDVWRDLVALANQLGVPNEEER; the protein is encoded by the coding sequence ATGCCCACCGTTCACGCTGAAACCCTGCTGCAACTCGCCGTGCGCGTACTCCGCGCAGCGGGGGCTACCGAGGTCGAAGCTGACATCGTCGGCCCTCACCTGGTCGAAGCCAATCTCGTCGGTCACGATTCGCACGGCGTCATGCGCGTCTTGCAATATGTGCAAGCGATCGAGCGCGGGGCGATCGAGCCAGGGGCCGAGGTAAGCGTCGTGAACGATTGGCCGACCGGCGCAGTGCTCGACGCGCGGGGCGTCTTTGGGCAGGTCGCCTGCCGGAGCGCCATGGAGCAGGCAATCGACAAGGCGCGCCCAGCCGGGCTGGCCGCACTGACGATCCGGCATGCGAACCACACCGGGCGTCTGGGGGCCTACGTCGCCCAGGCCGCCGCGGCAGGGATGATTGGCATGGCGATGGTCAATGGTGGCGGAGGCGGCCAGTGGGTGACTCCGTTCGGCGGTCGCGGGCGGCGACTGTCGACCAATCCAGTCGCCATCAGCGCGCCTTCCGCTGGTCCGTTCCCCATCGTGCTCGATATCAGCACGAGCGTTGCGCCCGAGGGCAAGGTGCGCGATTGCCTGCAGCGCAATCAGCCGGTCCCCGACGGTTGGCTGGTCGATCACGAGGGGCGACCCACGAACGATCCGCGCGAGTTGTACACCACACCGGGGGGCGCCCTGTTGCCGTTCGGCGGGTCGGCTGGGCACAAGGGGTTCGGCCTGGCCTTTCTGGTCGATGTGTTCGCCGGCGCGCTGTCGGCCGCCGGCTGCCCGAGGGCCGAAATCACGACGCAAGACCACGGTTCCGGCGTGTTCCTGCTGGTGATCGACATTGCCCGGTTCTCCCCGCTGACCGATTTCACGCACTGCGTCCACGAGCTGGCCGAGTACTGCAAGACGTCGCCGCCGGCGGTCGGATGCAGCGAGGTCCTCGTCCCTGGAGAGTTCGAATACCGGGCCCGGCAACAGCGCGAGCGTGCCGGCATCGCCGTGCCCGACGACGTGTGGCGCGATTTGGTTGCGCTGGCAAATCAACTCGGAGTCCCTAACGAAGAGGAGCGTTAA
- a CDS encoding zinc-binding dehydrogenase, producing the protein MMAAVLREFGQPLEITDWPDPRPGPRDAIVRVMACGIDGTDLKLLGGFGYTPELPFIMGHEPAGVVEEIGSEVTEVRCGDRVVPYIFMIPPGSPWYGSPSEQLCPEMTGVIGVKNVPGGYAERLRVPAAQLTRLPDSIAWADAAVLCDAGLTAWHAVRRAQLESGEAVLVIGVGGVGSFVVQFARLAGAEVIAVEKHVAKLDWARSLGAERVIDGCQEDVPQCARQLAGAGGVDCVLDVVGSAESIAWAIESLRPGGRLVLVGYTPDAYPLSPKRFAQNEWRLIGSRGGTRRDLQAVVDQVAAGRVRSIVTRSRRLLEVNEALTSLREGQVLGRTVLEVHSPDTTR; encoded by the coding sequence ATGATGGCCGCCGTATTGCGAGAGTTCGGCCAACCGCTGGAGATCACCGACTGGCCCGATCCCCGGCCCGGCCCCCGCGACGCGATCGTCCGCGTCATGGCCTGCGGCATCGACGGCACCGATCTGAAGTTGCTGGGCGGCTTTGGTTACACGCCCGAGCTGCCGTTCATCATGGGACACGAGCCGGCGGGGGTCGTCGAGGAGATCGGCTCAGAGGTCACCGAGGTTCGCTGCGGCGACCGCGTCGTGCCATACATTTTCATGATTCCGCCAGGGAGCCCCTGGTACGGTTCGCCGAGCGAGCAGCTATGCCCCGAGATGACGGGAGTGATCGGCGTGAAGAACGTGCCCGGCGGCTATGCCGAGCGGCTGCGGGTCCCCGCGGCGCAATTGACCCGGCTGCCCGATTCGATCGCCTGGGCCGACGCGGCCGTGCTGTGCGACGCGGGGCTCACGGCCTGGCATGCGGTGCGCCGGGCGCAGCTTGAATCCGGCGAAGCGGTGCTTGTCATCGGTGTCGGCGGCGTGGGGTCGTTCGTGGTGCAATTTGCCCGGCTGGCCGGCGCCGAGGTGATCGCCGTCGAGAAGCACGTCGCTAAGCTCGACTGGGCGCGGTCGCTCGGCGCGGAACGCGTGATCGACGGGTGCCAAGAGGACGTGCCCCAGTGCGCACGACAATTGGCGGGTGCCGGCGGGGTAGACTGCGTGTTGGACGTCGTCGGTAGCGCGGAGTCGATCGCCTGGGCGATCGAGTCGCTGCGTCCAGGCGGACGGCTGGTCTTGGTCGGCTACACCCCCGACGCTTATCCGCTTTCGCCCAAGCGGTTCGCACAAAATGAATGGCGCCTGATCGGATCGCGGGGAGGGACGCGGCGCGACCTCCAGGCCGTGGTCGATCAGGTCGCCGCCGGCCGAGTGCGATCGATCGTCACCCGGTCGCGCCGCCTGCTCGAGGTCAACGAGGCGCTTACCAGCCTGCGCGAGGGCCAGGTGCTGGGGCGAACGGTGCTGGAAGTTCATTCACCCGATACGACTCGATGA